A genomic window from Macaca mulatta isolate MMU2019108-1 chromosome 19, T2T-MMU8v2.0, whole genome shotgun sequence includes:
- the SUGP1 gene encoding SURP and G-patch domain-containing protein 1 isoform X5, with amino-acid sequence MSLKMDNRDVAGKANRWFGVAPPKSGKMNMNILHQEELIAQKKREIEAKMEQKAKQNQVATPQPPHPGEITNAHNSSCVSNKFANDGSFLQQFLKLQKAQTSTDAPPSAPSAPPSTPTPSAGKRSLLISRRTGLGLTSLPGPMKSYSHAKQLPVAHRPSVFQSPDEDEEEDYEQWLEIKVSPPEGAETRKVIEKLARFVAEGGPELEKVAMEDYKDNPAFAFLHDKNSREFLYYRKKVAEIRKEAQKSQAASQKVSPPEDEEVKNLAEKLARFIADGGPEVETIALQNNRENQAFSFLYEPNSQGYKYYRQKLEEFRKAKASSTGSLTAPDPGLKRKSPPEALSGSLPPATTCPASSTPVPTVIPAPAAPGKPASAATVKRKRKSRWGPEEDKVELPPAELVQRDVDASPSPLSVQDLKGLGYEKGKPVGLVGVTELSDAQKKQLKEQQEVRLTVGTRGQAWSGVQMSQVPVGARPALEVGSRGGAPAGHCTVPWLTGECALQMQQMYDMIMQHKRAMQDMQLLWEKAVQQHQHGYDSDEEVDSELGTWEHQLRRMEMDKTREWAEQLTKMGRGKHFIGDFLPPDELEKFMETFKALKEGREPDYSEYKEFKLTVENIGYQMLMKMGWKEGEGLGSEGQGIKNPVNKGTTTVDGAGFGIDRPAELSKEDDEYEAFRKRMMLAYRFRPNPLNNPRRPYY; translated from the exons GAAAGGCTAACCGGTGGTTTGGGGTTGCTCCCCCTAAATCTGGAAAAATGAACATGAACATCCTTCACCAGGAAGAACTCATCGCTCAGAAGAAACGGGAAATTGAAGCCAAAATGGAACAGAAAGCCAAGCAGAATCAGGTGGCCACCCCTCAGCCCCCACATCCTGGCGA AATCACAAATGCACACAACTCTTCCTGCGTTTCCAACAAGTTTGCCAACGATGGTAGCTTCTTGCAGCAGTTTCTGAAGTTGCAGAAGGCACAGACCAGCACAG ATGCCCCGCCCAGTGCTCCCAGCGCCCCTCCCAGCACACCCACCCCCAGTGCCGGGAAGAGGTCCCTGCTCATCAGCAGGCGGACAGGCCTGGGGCTGACTAGCCTGCCAGGCCCCATGAAGAGCTACTCCCACGCCAAGCAGCTGCCCGTGGCACACCGCCCAAGTGTCTTCCAGTCCCCCGatgaggacgaggaggaggactATGAGCAGTGGCTGGAGATCAAAG TTTCACCCCCAGAGGGAGCCGAGACTCGGAAAGTGATAGAGAAATTGGCCCGCTTTGTGGCAGAAGGAGGCCCCGAGTTAGAAAAAGTAGCTATGGAGGACTACAAGGATAACCCAGCATTTGC ATTTTTGCACGATAAGAATAGCAGGGAATTCCTCTACTACAGGAAGAAGGTGGCTGAGATAAGAAAGGAAGCACAGAAGTCGCAGGCAGCCTCTCAGAAAG TTTCACCCCCAGAGGACGAAGAGGTCAAGAACCTTGCAGAAAAGTTGGCCAGGTTCATAGCGGACGGGGGTCCCGAGGTGGAAACCATTGCCCTCCAGAACAACCGTGAGAACCAGGCATTCAG CTTTCTGTACGAGCCCAACAGCCAAGGGTACAAGTACTACCGACAGAAGCTGGAGGAGTTCCGGAAAGCCAAGGCCAGCTCCACAGGCAGCCTCACAGCACCCGACCCCGGCCTGAAGCGCAAGTCCCCGCCTGAAGCCCTGTCAGGGTCCTTACCCCCAGCCACCACCTGCCCCGCCTCATCCACGCCTGTGCCCACCGTCATCCCTGCTCCAGCTGCCCCTGGGAAGCCAGCCTCCGCAGCTACCGTGAAGAGGAAGCGGAAGAGCCGGTGGGGGCCTGAAGAGGATAAAGTAGAGCTCCCACCTGCTGAGCTGGTGCAGAGGGACGTGGACGCCTCTCCCTCACCTCTGTCAG TTCAGGACCTCAAGGGGCTTGGCTATGAGAAGGGGAAGCCTGTGGGTCTAGTGGGTGTCACAGAGCTGTCGGATGCCCAGAAGAAGCAGCTGAAGGAGCAGCAGGAGGTAAGACTGACTGTGGGGACAAGGGGACAGGCATGGTCG ggGGTCCAGATGAGCCAGGTTCCGGTGGGGGCACGCCCTGCACTGGAGGTGGGGAGCAGGGGCGGGGCTCCGGCAGGCCACTGCACAGTGCCCTGGCTCACTGGTGAGTGTGCCCTGCAGATGCAGCAGATGTACGACATGATCATGCAGCACAAGCGGGCCATGCAGGACATGCAGCTGCTGTGGGAAAAGGCAGTGCAGCAGCACCAGCACGGCTACGACAGCGATGAGGAGGTGGACAGCGAGCTGGGCACCTGGGAGCACCAGCTGCGGCGCATGGAGATGGACAAGACCAGGG AATGGGCCGAGCAACTGACAAAGATGGGCCGGGGCAAGCACTTCATCGGAGACTTCCTGCCTCCAGACGAGCTGGAGAAGTTTATGGAGACCTTCAAGGCCCTGAAG GAGGGCCGCGAGCCTGACTACTCGGAGTACAAGGAGTTCAAGCTGACTGTGGAGAACATTGGCTACCAGATGCTGATGAAGATGGGCTGGAAAGAGGGCGAGGGGCTGGGTTCGGAAGGCCAGGGCATCAAGAACCCGGTGAACAA GGGCACCACCACAGTGGACGGTGCCGGCTTCGGCATTGACCGCCCGGCCGAGCTTTCCAAGGAGGACGATGAGTACGAGGCCTTCCGCAAGAGGATGATGCTGGCCTACCGCTTCCGGCCCAACCCCCTG AACAACCCTAGACGGCCTTACTACTGA
- the SUGP1 gene encoding SURP and G-patch domain-containing protein 1 isoform X1 has translation MSLKMDNRDVAGKANRWFGVAPPKSGKMNMNILHQEELIAQKKREIEAKMEQKAKQNQVATPQPPHPGEITNAHNSSCVSNKFANDGSFLQQFLKLQKAQTSTDAPPSAPSAPPSTPTPSAGKRSLLISRRTGLGLTSLPGPMKSYSHAKQLPVAHRPSVFQSPDEDEEEDYEQWLEIKVCLTKTVRPTPPSSWCFVPGLGTPDSLLHLTLFSPHPSVVVVRRESVPIDCGVCELNPSTDSLLKVSPPEGAETRKVIEKLARFVAEGGPELEKVAMEDYKDNPAFAFLHDKNSREFLYYRKKVAEIRKEAQKSQAASQKVSPPEDEEVKNLAEKLARFIADGGPEVETIALQNNRENQAFSFLYEPNSQGYKYYRQKLEEFRKAKASSTGSLTAPDPGLKRKSPPEALSGSLPPATTCPASSTPVPTVIPAPAAPGKPASAATVKRKRKSRWGPEEDKVELPPAELVQRDVDASPSPLSVQDLKGLGYEKGKPVGLVGVTELSDAQKKQLKEQQEVRLTVGTRGQAWSVPVGARPALEVGSRGGAPAGHCTVPWLTGECALQMQQMYDMIMQHKRAMQDMQLLWEKAVQQHQHGYDSDEEVDSELGTWEHQLRRMEMDKTREWAEQLTKMGRGKHFIGDFLPPDELEKFMETFKALKEGREPDYSEYKEFKLTVENIGYQMLMKMGWKEGEGLGSEGQGIKNPVNKGTTTVDGAGFGIDRPAELSKEDDEYEAFRKRMMLAYRFRPNPLNNPRRPYY, from the exons GAAAGGCTAACCGGTGGTTTGGGGTTGCTCCCCCTAAATCTGGAAAAATGAACATGAACATCCTTCACCAGGAAGAACTCATCGCTCAGAAGAAACGGGAAATTGAAGCCAAAATGGAACAGAAAGCCAAGCAGAATCAGGTGGCCACCCCTCAGCCCCCACATCCTGGCGA AATCACAAATGCACACAACTCTTCCTGCGTTTCCAACAAGTTTGCCAACGATGGTAGCTTCTTGCAGCAGTTTCTGAAGTTGCAGAAGGCACAGACCAGCACAG ATGCCCCGCCCAGTGCTCCCAGCGCCCCTCCCAGCACACCCACCCCCAGTGCCGGGAAGAGGTCCCTGCTCATCAGCAGGCGGACAGGCCTGGGGCTGACTAGCCTGCCAGGCCCCATGAAGAGCTACTCCCACGCCAAGCAGCTGCCCGTGGCACACCGCCCAAGTGTCTTCCAGTCCCCCGatgaggacgaggaggaggactATGAGCAGTGGCTGGAGATCAAAG TGTGTCTCACCAAGACAGTGAGACCAACTCCCCCCTCATCATGGTGTTTTGTGCCTGGACTCGGGACGCCCGACAGCCTCCTGCATCTCACACTCTTCTCCCCCCACCCCTCTGTCGTTGTGGTCCGTAGAGAGAGTGTGCCTATTGACTGTGGGGTGTGTGAGTTGAACCCCAGTACTGACAGCCTCCTTAAAGTTTCACCCCCAGAGGGAGCCGAGACTCGGAAAGTGATAGAGAAATTGGCCCGCTTTGTGGCAGAAGGAGGCCCCGAGTTAGAAAAAGTAGCTATGGAGGACTACAAGGATAACCCAGCATTTGC ATTTTTGCACGATAAGAATAGCAGGGAATTCCTCTACTACAGGAAGAAGGTGGCTGAGATAAGAAAGGAAGCACAGAAGTCGCAGGCAGCCTCTCAGAAAG TTTCACCCCCAGAGGACGAAGAGGTCAAGAACCTTGCAGAAAAGTTGGCCAGGTTCATAGCGGACGGGGGTCCCGAGGTGGAAACCATTGCCCTCCAGAACAACCGTGAGAACCAGGCATTCAG CTTTCTGTACGAGCCCAACAGCCAAGGGTACAAGTACTACCGACAGAAGCTGGAGGAGTTCCGGAAAGCCAAGGCCAGCTCCACAGGCAGCCTCACAGCACCCGACCCCGGCCTGAAGCGCAAGTCCCCGCCTGAAGCCCTGTCAGGGTCCTTACCCCCAGCCACCACCTGCCCCGCCTCATCCACGCCTGTGCCCACCGTCATCCCTGCTCCAGCTGCCCCTGGGAAGCCAGCCTCCGCAGCTACCGTGAAGAGGAAGCGGAAGAGCCGGTGGGGGCCTGAAGAGGATAAAGTAGAGCTCCCACCTGCTGAGCTGGTGCAGAGGGACGTGGACGCCTCTCCCTCACCTCTGTCAG TTCAGGACCTCAAGGGGCTTGGCTATGAGAAGGGGAAGCCTGTGGGTCTAGTGGGTGTCACAGAGCTGTCGGATGCCCAGAAGAAGCAGCTGAAGGAGCAGCAGGAGGTAAGACTGACTGTGGGGACAAGGGGACAGGCATGGTCG GTTCCGGTGGGGGCACGCCCTGCACTGGAGGTGGGGAGCAGGGGCGGGGCTCCGGCAGGCCACTGCACAGTGCCCTGGCTCACTGGTGAGTGTGCCCTGCAGATGCAGCAGATGTACGACATGATCATGCAGCACAAGCGGGCCATGCAGGACATGCAGCTGCTGTGGGAAAAGGCAGTGCAGCAGCACCAGCACGGCTACGACAGCGATGAGGAGGTGGACAGCGAGCTGGGCACCTGGGAGCACCAGCTGCGGCGCATGGAGATGGACAAGACCAGGG AATGGGCCGAGCAACTGACAAAGATGGGCCGGGGCAAGCACTTCATCGGAGACTTCCTGCCTCCAGACGAGCTGGAGAAGTTTATGGAGACCTTCAAGGCCCTGAAG GAGGGCCGCGAGCCTGACTACTCGGAGTACAAGGAGTTCAAGCTGACTGTGGAGAACATTGGCTACCAGATGCTGATGAAGATGGGCTGGAAAGAGGGCGAGGGGCTGGGTTCGGAAGGCCAGGGCATCAAGAACCCGGTGAACAA GGGCACCACCACAGTGGACGGTGCCGGCTTCGGCATTGACCGCCCGGCCGAGCTTTCCAAGGAGGACGATGAGTACGAGGCCTTCCGCAAGAGGATGATGCTGGCCTACCGCTTCCGGCCCAACCCCCTG AACAACCCTAGACGGCCTTACTACTGA
- the SUGP1 gene encoding SURP and G-patch domain-containing protein 1 isoform X9, whose product MSLKMDNRDVAGKANRWFGVAPPKSGKMNMNILHQEELIAQKKREIEAKMEQKAKQNQVATPQPPHPGEITNAHNSSCVSNKFANDGSFLQQFLKLQKAQTSTDAPPSAPSAPPSTPTPSAGKRSLLISRRTGLGLTSLPGPMKSYSHAKQLPVAHRPSVFQSPDEDEEEDYEQWLEIKVSPPEGAETRKVIEKLARFVAEGGPELEKVAMEDYKDNPAFAFLHDKNSREFLYYRKKVAEIRKEAQKSQAASQKEDEEVKNLAEKLARFIADGGPEVETIALQNNRENQAFSFLYEPNSQGYKYYRQKLEEFRKAKASSTGSLTAPDPGLKRKSPPEALSGSLPPATTCPASSTPVPTVIPAPAAPGKPASAATVKRKRKSRWGPEEDKVELPPAELVQRDVDASPSPLSVQDLKGLGYEKGKPVGLVGVTELSDAQKKQLKEQQEMQQMYDMIMQHKRAMQDMQLLWEKAVQQHQHGYDSDEEVDSELGTWEHQLRRMEMDKTREWAEQLTKMGRGKHFIGDFLPPDELEKFMETFKALKEGREPDYSEYKEFKLTVENIGYQMLMKMGWKEGEGLGSEGQGIKNPVNKGTTTVDGAGFGIDRPAELSKEDDEYEAFRKRMMLAYRFRPNPLNNPRRPYY is encoded by the exons GAAAGGCTAACCGGTGGTTTGGGGTTGCTCCCCCTAAATCTGGAAAAATGAACATGAACATCCTTCACCAGGAAGAACTCATCGCTCAGAAGAAACGGGAAATTGAAGCCAAAATGGAACAGAAAGCCAAGCAGAATCAGGTGGCCACCCCTCAGCCCCCACATCCTGGCGA AATCACAAATGCACACAACTCTTCCTGCGTTTCCAACAAGTTTGCCAACGATGGTAGCTTCTTGCAGCAGTTTCTGAAGTTGCAGAAGGCACAGACCAGCACAG ATGCCCCGCCCAGTGCTCCCAGCGCCCCTCCCAGCACACCCACCCCCAGTGCCGGGAAGAGGTCCCTGCTCATCAGCAGGCGGACAGGCCTGGGGCTGACTAGCCTGCCAGGCCCCATGAAGAGCTACTCCCACGCCAAGCAGCTGCCCGTGGCACACCGCCCAAGTGTCTTCCAGTCCCCCGatgaggacgaggaggaggactATGAGCAGTGGCTGGAGATCAAAG TTTCACCCCCAGAGGGAGCCGAGACTCGGAAAGTGATAGAGAAATTGGCCCGCTTTGTGGCAGAAGGAGGCCCCGAGTTAGAAAAAGTAGCTATGGAGGACTACAAGGATAACCCAGCATTTGC ATTTTTGCACGATAAGAATAGCAGGGAATTCCTCTACTACAGGAAGAAGGTGGCTGAGATAAGAAAGGAAGCACAGAAGTCGCAGGCAGCCTCTCAGAAAG AGGACGAAGAGGTCAAGAACCTTGCAGAAAAGTTGGCCAGGTTCATAGCGGACGGGGGTCCCGAGGTGGAAACCATTGCCCTCCAGAACAACCGTGAGAACCAGGCATTCAG CTTTCTGTACGAGCCCAACAGCCAAGGGTACAAGTACTACCGACAGAAGCTGGAGGAGTTCCGGAAAGCCAAGGCCAGCTCCACAGGCAGCCTCACAGCACCCGACCCCGGCCTGAAGCGCAAGTCCCCGCCTGAAGCCCTGTCAGGGTCCTTACCCCCAGCCACCACCTGCCCCGCCTCATCCACGCCTGTGCCCACCGTCATCCCTGCTCCAGCTGCCCCTGGGAAGCCAGCCTCCGCAGCTACCGTGAAGAGGAAGCGGAAGAGCCGGTGGGGGCCTGAAGAGGATAAAGTAGAGCTCCCACCTGCTGAGCTGGTGCAGAGGGACGTGGACGCCTCTCCCTCACCTCTGTCAG TTCAGGACCTCAAGGGGCTTGGCTATGAGAAGGGGAAGCCTGTGGGTCTAGTGGGTGTCACAGAGCTGTCGGATGCCCAGAAGAAGCAGCTGAAGGAGCAGCAGGAG ATGCAGCAGATGTACGACATGATCATGCAGCACAAGCGGGCCATGCAGGACATGCAGCTGCTGTGGGAAAAGGCAGTGCAGCAGCACCAGCACGGCTACGACAGCGATGAGGAGGTGGACAGCGAGCTGGGCACCTGGGAGCACCAGCTGCGGCGCATGGAGATGGACAAGACCAGGG AATGGGCCGAGCAACTGACAAAGATGGGCCGGGGCAAGCACTTCATCGGAGACTTCCTGCCTCCAGACGAGCTGGAGAAGTTTATGGAGACCTTCAAGGCCCTGAAG GAGGGCCGCGAGCCTGACTACTCGGAGTACAAGGAGTTCAAGCTGACTGTGGAGAACATTGGCTACCAGATGCTGATGAAGATGGGCTGGAAAGAGGGCGAGGGGCTGGGTTCGGAAGGCCAGGGCATCAAGAACCCGGTGAACAA GGGCACCACCACAGTGGACGGTGCCGGCTTCGGCATTGACCGCCCGGCCGAGCTTTCCAAGGAGGACGATGAGTACGAGGCCTTCCGCAAGAGGATGATGCTGGCCTACCGCTTCCGGCCCAACCCCCTG AACAACCCTAGACGGCCTTACTACTGA
- the SUGP1 gene encoding SURP and G-patch domain-containing protein 1 — translation MSLKMDNRDVAGKANRWFGVAPPKSGKMNMNILHQEELIAQKKREIEAKMEQKAKQNQVATPQPPHPGEITNAHNSSCVSNKFANDGSFLQQFLKLQKAQTSTDAPPSAPSAPPSTPTPSAGKRSLLISRRTGLGLTSLPGPMKSYSHAKQLPVAHRPSVFQSPDEDEEEDYEQWLEIKVSPPEGAETRKVIEKLARFVAEGGPELEKVAMEDYKDNPAFAFLHDKNSREFLYYRKKVAEIRKEAQKSQAASQKVSPPEDEEVKNLAEKLARFIADGGPEVETIALQNNRENQAFSFLYEPNSQGYKYYRQKLEEFRKAKASSTGSLTAPDPGLKRKSPPEALSGSLPPATTCPASSTPVPTVIPAPAAPGKPASAATVKRKRKSRWGPEEDKVELPPAELVQRDVDASPSPLSVQDLKGLGYEKGKPVGLVGVTELSDAQKKQLKEQQEMQQMYDMIMQHKRAMQDMQLLWEKAVQQHQHGYDSDEEVDSELGTWEHQLRRMEMDKTREWAEQLTKMGRGKHFIGDFLPPDELEKFMETFKALKEGREPDYSEYKEFKLTVENIGYQMLMKMGWKEGEGLGSEGQGIKNPVNKGTTTVDGAGFGIDRPAELSKEDDEYEAFRKRMMLAYRFRPNPLNNPRRPYY, via the exons GAAAGGCTAACCGGTGGTTTGGGGTTGCTCCCCCTAAATCTGGAAAAATGAACATGAACATCCTTCACCAGGAAGAACTCATCGCTCAGAAGAAACGGGAAATTGAAGCCAAAATGGAACAGAAAGCCAAGCAGAATCAGGTGGCCACCCCTCAGCCCCCACATCCTGGCGA AATCACAAATGCACACAACTCTTCCTGCGTTTCCAACAAGTTTGCCAACGATGGTAGCTTCTTGCAGCAGTTTCTGAAGTTGCAGAAGGCACAGACCAGCACAG ATGCCCCGCCCAGTGCTCCCAGCGCCCCTCCCAGCACACCCACCCCCAGTGCCGGGAAGAGGTCCCTGCTCATCAGCAGGCGGACAGGCCTGGGGCTGACTAGCCTGCCAGGCCCCATGAAGAGCTACTCCCACGCCAAGCAGCTGCCCGTGGCACACCGCCCAAGTGTCTTCCAGTCCCCCGatgaggacgaggaggaggactATGAGCAGTGGCTGGAGATCAAAG TTTCACCCCCAGAGGGAGCCGAGACTCGGAAAGTGATAGAGAAATTGGCCCGCTTTGTGGCAGAAGGAGGCCCCGAGTTAGAAAAAGTAGCTATGGAGGACTACAAGGATAACCCAGCATTTGC ATTTTTGCACGATAAGAATAGCAGGGAATTCCTCTACTACAGGAAGAAGGTGGCTGAGATAAGAAAGGAAGCACAGAAGTCGCAGGCAGCCTCTCAGAAAG TTTCACCCCCAGAGGACGAAGAGGTCAAGAACCTTGCAGAAAAGTTGGCCAGGTTCATAGCGGACGGGGGTCCCGAGGTGGAAACCATTGCCCTCCAGAACAACCGTGAGAACCAGGCATTCAG CTTTCTGTACGAGCCCAACAGCCAAGGGTACAAGTACTACCGACAGAAGCTGGAGGAGTTCCGGAAAGCCAAGGCCAGCTCCACAGGCAGCCTCACAGCACCCGACCCCGGCCTGAAGCGCAAGTCCCCGCCTGAAGCCCTGTCAGGGTCCTTACCCCCAGCCACCACCTGCCCCGCCTCATCCACGCCTGTGCCCACCGTCATCCCTGCTCCAGCTGCCCCTGGGAAGCCAGCCTCCGCAGCTACCGTGAAGAGGAAGCGGAAGAGCCGGTGGGGGCCTGAAGAGGATAAAGTAGAGCTCCCACCTGCTGAGCTGGTGCAGAGGGACGTGGACGCCTCTCCCTCACCTCTGTCAG TTCAGGACCTCAAGGGGCTTGGCTATGAGAAGGGGAAGCCTGTGGGTCTAGTGGGTGTCACAGAGCTGTCGGATGCCCAGAAGAAGCAGCTGAAGGAGCAGCAGGAG ATGCAGCAGATGTACGACATGATCATGCAGCACAAGCGGGCCATGCAGGACATGCAGCTGCTGTGGGAAAAGGCAGTGCAGCAGCACCAGCACGGCTACGACAGCGATGAGGAGGTGGACAGCGAGCTGGGCACCTGGGAGCACCAGCTGCGGCGCATGGAGATGGACAAGACCAGGG AATGGGCCGAGCAACTGACAAAGATGGGCCGGGGCAAGCACTTCATCGGAGACTTCCTGCCTCCAGACGAGCTGGAGAAGTTTATGGAGACCTTCAAGGCCCTGAAG GAGGGCCGCGAGCCTGACTACTCGGAGTACAAGGAGTTCAAGCTGACTGTGGAGAACATTGGCTACCAGATGCTGATGAAGATGGGCTGGAAAGAGGGCGAGGGGCTGGGTTCGGAAGGCCAGGGCATCAAGAACCCGGTGAACAA GGGCACCACCACAGTGGACGGTGCCGGCTTCGGCATTGACCGCCCGGCCGAGCTTTCCAAGGAGGACGATGAGTACGAGGCCTTCCGCAAGAGGATGATGCTGGCCTACCGCTTCCGGCCCAACCCCCTG AACAACCCTAGACGGCCTTACTACTGA
- the SUGP1 gene encoding SURP and G-patch domain-containing protein 1 isoform X4 has translation MSLKMDNRDVAGKANRWFGVAPPKSGKMNMNILHQEELIAQKKREIEAKMEQKAKQNQVATPQPPHPGEITNAHNSSCVSNKFANDGSFLQQFLKLQKAQTSTDAPPSAPSAPPSTPTPSAGKRSLLISRRTGLGLTSLPGPMKSYSHAKQLPVAHRPSVFQSPDEDEEEDYEQWLEIKVCLTKTVRPTPPSSWCFVPGLGTPDSLLHLTLFSPHPSVVVVRRESVPIDCGVCELNPSTDSLLKVSPPEGAETRKVIEKLARFVAEGGPELEKVAMEDYKDNPAFAFLHDKNSREFLYYRKKVAEIRKEAQKSQAASQKEDEEVKNLAEKLARFIADGGPEVETIALQNNRENQAFSFLYEPNSQGYKYYRQKLEEFRKAKASSTGSLTAPDPGLKRKSPPEALSGSLPPATTCPASSTPVPTVIPAPAAPGKPASAATVKRKRKSRWGPEEDKVELPPAELVQRDVDASPSPLSVQDLKGLGYEKGKPVGLVGVTELSDAQKKQLKEQQEMQQMYDMIMQHKRAMQDMQLLWEKAVQQHQHGYDSDEEVDSELGTWEHQLRRMEMDKTREWAEQLTKMGRGKHFIGDFLPPDELEKFMETFKALKEGREPDYSEYKEFKLTVENIGYQMLMKMGWKEGEGLGSEGQGIKNPVNKGTTTVDGAGFGIDRPAELSKEDDEYEAFRKRMMLAYRFRPNPLNNPRRPYY, from the exons GAAAGGCTAACCGGTGGTTTGGGGTTGCTCCCCCTAAATCTGGAAAAATGAACATGAACATCCTTCACCAGGAAGAACTCATCGCTCAGAAGAAACGGGAAATTGAAGCCAAAATGGAACAGAAAGCCAAGCAGAATCAGGTGGCCACCCCTCAGCCCCCACATCCTGGCGA AATCACAAATGCACACAACTCTTCCTGCGTTTCCAACAAGTTTGCCAACGATGGTAGCTTCTTGCAGCAGTTTCTGAAGTTGCAGAAGGCACAGACCAGCACAG ATGCCCCGCCCAGTGCTCCCAGCGCCCCTCCCAGCACACCCACCCCCAGTGCCGGGAAGAGGTCCCTGCTCATCAGCAGGCGGACAGGCCTGGGGCTGACTAGCCTGCCAGGCCCCATGAAGAGCTACTCCCACGCCAAGCAGCTGCCCGTGGCACACCGCCCAAGTGTCTTCCAGTCCCCCGatgaggacgaggaggaggactATGAGCAGTGGCTGGAGATCAAAG TGTGTCTCACCAAGACAGTGAGACCAACTCCCCCCTCATCATGGTGTTTTGTGCCTGGACTCGGGACGCCCGACAGCCTCCTGCATCTCACACTCTTCTCCCCCCACCCCTCTGTCGTTGTGGTCCGTAGAGAGAGTGTGCCTATTGACTGTGGGGTGTGTGAGTTGAACCCCAGTACTGACAGCCTCCTTAAAGTTTCACCCCCAGAGGGAGCCGAGACTCGGAAAGTGATAGAGAAATTGGCCCGCTTTGTGGCAGAAGGAGGCCCCGAGTTAGAAAAAGTAGCTATGGAGGACTACAAGGATAACCCAGCATTTGC ATTTTTGCACGATAAGAATAGCAGGGAATTCCTCTACTACAGGAAGAAGGTGGCTGAGATAAGAAAGGAAGCACAGAAGTCGCAGGCAGCCTCTCAGAAAG AGGACGAAGAGGTCAAGAACCTTGCAGAAAAGTTGGCCAGGTTCATAGCGGACGGGGGTCCCGAGGTGGAAACCATTGCCCTCCAGAACAACCGTGAGAACCAGGCATTCAG CTTTCTGTACGAGCCCAACAGCCAAGGGTACAAGTACTACCGACAGAAGCTGGAGGAGTTCCGGAAAGCCAAGGCCAGCTCCACAGGCAGCCTCACAGCACCCGACCCCGGCCTGAAGCGCAAGTCCCCGCCTGAAGCCCTGTCAGGGTCCTTACCCCCAGCCACCACCTGCCCCGCCTCATCCACGCCTGTGCCCACCGTCATCCCTGCTCCAGCTGCCCCTGGGAAGCCAGCCTCCGCAGCTACCGTGAAGAGGAAGCGGAAGAGCCGGTGGGGGCCTGAAGAGGATAAAGTAGAGCTCCCACCTGCTGAGCTGGTGCAGAGGGACGTGGACGCCTCTCCCTCACCTCTGTCAG TTCAGGACCTCAAGGGGCTTGGCTATGAGAAGGGGAAGCCTGTGGGTCTAGTGGGTGTCACAGAGCTGTCGGATGCCCAGAAGAAGCAGCTGAAGGAGCAGCAGGAG ATGCAGCAGATGTACGACATGATCATGCAGCACAAGCGGGCCATGCAGGACATGCAGCTGCTGTGGGAAAAGGCAGTGCAGCAGCACCAGCACGGCTACGACAGCGATGAGGAGGTGGACAGCGAGCTGGGCACCTGGGAGCACCAGCTGCGGCGCATGGAGATGGACAAGACCAGGG AATGGGCCGAGCAACTGACAAAGATGGGCCGGGGCAAGCACTTCATCGGAGACTTCCTGCCTCCAGACGAGCTGGAGAAGTTTATGGAGACCTTCAAGGCCCTGAAG GAGGGCCGCGAGCCTGACTACTCGGAGTACAAGGAGTTCAAGCTGACTGTGGAGAACATTGGCTACCAGATGCTGATGAAGATGGGCTGGAAAGAGGGCGAGGGGCTGGGTTCGGAAGGCCAGGGCATCAAGAACCCGGTGAACAA GGGCACCACCACAGTGGACGGTGCCGGCTTCGGCATTGACCGCCCGGCCGAGCTTTCCAAGGAGGACGATGAGTACGAGGCCTTCCGCAAGAGGATGATGCTGGCCTACCGCTTCCGGCCCAACCCCCTG AACAACCCTAGACGGCCTTACTACTGA